The Coffea arabica cultivar ET-39 chromosome 3c, Coffea Arabica ET-39 HiFi, whole genome shotgun sequence genome contains a region encoding:
- the LOC113735796 gene encoding F-box/kelch-repeat protein At3g23880-like has product METTVDMEKETKEFLVNIHFPEEIIIEILRRLPVRILMQFKLVCKPWNSLISDPTFKLSTKRRQRAIMCTTQITEKFDGTHFDEKRKMLYSLDCELFVQDLPCPVKVPSERYTIQFLGFCNGLLLFCTSGCIYLWNASTRCCRQLHQLNGLMKRSSYHLFGIASGLCFNESSNDYKAMIIDTNPSVEDRSLRVSSFVYVASLRRRIEWTDINFPYKLIRNQRTTLASGALVNGHLHWLVEEGSGNEIVIVYFDETTNQFHKFPMPETTPHEGGFATPFLRLIVLDGCICMCISGSNFRSNDILIMREYGVKESWTTLFRIQGIQGCFVPLFSSVSDDDILVSNAWEIEVYNCKNNSSKKIKLSPDRELLDGYPLVYEETLESVDWVQQD; this is encoded by the coding sequence ATGGAGACCACAGTTGACATGGAAAAAGAAACGAAGGAATTTCTGGTGAATATTCACTTTCCAGAGGAAATAATTATTGAGATACTGCGCAGATTACCAGTGAGGATTCTCATGCAATTTAAGTTGGTTTGCAAGCCATGGAATTCTTTAATATCAGATCCAACTTTCAAACTCTCTACCAAAAGAAGACAGCGGGCCATTATGTGCACCACGCAGATCACAGAGAAGTTTGACGGAACTCATTTCGACGAGAAACGAAAAATGCTCTATTCCTTGGATTGTGAACTTTTTGTCCAAGATCTTCCTTGCCCGGTAAAGGTTCCATCTGAGCGTTACACTATTCAATTCCTTGGTTTTTGCAATGGTTTATTGCTCTTCTGTACTTCTGGATGCATATATCTGTGGAATGCATCCACAAGATGTTGCAGACAATTGCACCAACTTAATGGTCTGATGAAGAGATCCTCTTATCATCTTTTTGGTATAGCCTCTGGACTTTGCTTCAATGAGTCCTCTAATGATTACAAAGCAATGATCATTGATACTAATCCTTCTGTTGAGGATCGTTCTTTAAGGGTAAGCAGTTTTGTTTATGTTGCTAGTTTAAGGAGGCGAATCGAATGGACCGATATTAATTTTCCCTACAAGTTAATCAGAAATCAAAGAACTACATTAGCATCAGGGGCTTTAGTGAATGGCCATTTACATTGGTTAGTTGAAGAGGGGAGTGGCAATGAGATTGtcattgtttattttgatgaaaCGACAAACCAATTTCACAAATTTCCCATGCCTGAAACCACACCACATGAGGGAGGATTTGCAACCCCTTTTTTACGGCTAATCGTCTTAGACGGATGTATTTGCATGTGTATTTCAGGATCCAACTTTAGATCCAATGACATTTTGATTATGAGAGAATATGGTGTAAAGGAGTCCTGGACTACCTTATTTCGTATACAAGGTATACAAGGTTGCTTTGTCCCCCTTTTTTCTTCAGTGTCCGatgatgatattttggtctCAAATGCTTGGGAAATAGAAGTTTACAACTGTAAAAACAATTCATCGAAGAAAATTAAGCTCTCACCAGACCGCGAACTCCTAGATGGTTATCCTCTGGTGTATGAGGAGACTCTAGAATCAGTTGATTGGGTGCAGCAGGATTGA
- the LOC113735795 gene encoding uncharacterized protein, whose translation MGGIRTAEASREALSRGGRSEPLQVRGVPSNDSAVTPQITCGYCGKPNYSENECWRKFGKCLFCGSAEHQVASCPKAPKTGGNIQRSEKSTSKQTSAGGNRPKVPIRVYALDHQQIPDATEVVEDLKSSKLPYALEVRTPTRNQSLIANLVYRDCEIWIGEWKLMVDLIGLAIKGYDVILGMDWLAHYKAQLNCKTKIEELYIPGRENLEIECKSDKVKLEDMSVVKEFPDVFPEELESLPLEMNITFKIDVTPGVAPISKASYRMALVELKELKL comes from the exons ATGGGAGGAATAAGGACTGCTGAAGCTTCTAGGGAAGCTTTATccagaggaggtcgtagtgAGCCGCTTCAAGTTAGGGGAGTGCCTTCTAATGATTCGGCAGTGACCCCTCAAAttacttgtgggtactgtggtaaACCCAACTATTCTGAAAATGAATGTTGGAGGAAGTTTGGAAAATGTCTATTTTGTGGTAGCGCTGAACACCAAGTCGCGAGTTGTCCGAAAGCGCCAAAAACAGGAGGTAATATTCAAAGGTCAGAAAAGTCAACCTCAAAGCAGACCAGTGCTGGAGGAAACCGACCAAAGGTACCGAttagggtttatgcattggaCCATCAACAAATACCCGATGCAACTGAGGTAgttgaag ATTTGAAGTCATCTAAGTTACCTTATGCCTTGGAGGTTAGAACGCCTACTAGAAATCAAAGTCTAATCGCTAACTTAGTGTATAGGGATTGTGAGATCTGGATTGGAGAATGGAAATTAATGGTCGATCTGATAGGTTTAgcgattaagggatatgatgtgatcctaggaatggactggttagcccaCTACAAGGCCCAGTTGAATTGTAAGACGAAAATAGAAGAATTATATATTCCGGGGAGAGAGAACCTTGAAATTGAATGTAAGAG tgataaggtgaaattGGAGGATATGTCTGTAGTAAAAGAATTCCCAGATGTCTTTCCTGAAGAGTTAGAATCTTTACCCCTGGAAATGAACAtaacttttaagattgatgtaactccgggagtagcacctatctctaaggcGTCATATCGCATGGCTCTAGTtgaattgaaggaattgaaattGTAA